In Ignavibacteria bacterium, a single genomic region encodes these proteins:
- the ssb gene encoding single-stranded DNA-binding protein — protein MSKSLNKVMLIGRLGKDPEVKYTADGTAYTKFSIATSDTYKSKDGSDVEKTEWHYITVWRKLAEICGQYLKKGSKIYLEGSIRSYVDPKDETKKYTGIDMTEMIMLDNKKSTGDGEQVKSSQSEENKDDLPF, from the coding sequence ATGTCAAAATCATTAAATAAAGTAATGCTTATCGGTCGTCTTGGAAAAGACCCGGAAGTAAAATACACTGCCGATGGAACAGCATATACTAAGTTCAGTATTGCTACTTCAGATACATACAAAAGTAAGGATGGAAGTGATGTTGAAAAGACAGAATGGCACTATATAACAGTATGGAGAAAACTTGCTGAGATTTGTGGTCAATATCTGAAGAAAGGAAGTAAAATTTATCTTGAGGGAAGCATTAGAAGCTATGTTGACCCAAAGGATGAAACTAAGAAATATACCGGTATAGATATGACTGAGATGATAATGCTTGATAATAAGAAATCAACGGGAGATGGAGAACAAGTAAAAAGTTCTCAGTCTGAAGAAAATAAAGACGACTTACCGTTTTAA
- the pgsA gene encoding CDP-diacylglycerol--glycerol-3-phosphate 3-phosphatidyltransferase, with protein MRNVPNILSVIRILLSPVFLIMFLSGNVSLQRLSLVVFFAAVLTDWYDGWHARKYDSITNFGIFIDPLADKVLTSFAFYLFFLLGFMPLWMLIIIALRDIVVTLIRSYDEYKGITLKTSFIAKAKTFFQMSYIFFILFLLIFMTTDINGKLKEDIRYFVYESDLNYFLMLFVTLLTFYTGLDYIIRAQHIKRNEID; from the coding sequence ATGAGAAATGTACCGAATATACTTTCTGTTATAAGAATACTTCTTTCTCCGGTTTTTCTGATTATGTTCCTGAGCGGCAATGTTTCTTTACAGCGTCTTTCGCTCGTTGTATTCTTCGCAGCAGTCCTGACTGACTGGTATGACGGTTGGCATGCAAGAAAATATGATTCCATTACGAACTTTGGAATTTTTATTGATCCGCTTGCTGATAAAGTACTGACCTCATTTGCATTCTATCTTTTTTTCTTGCTTGGTTTTATGCCTTTATGGATGCTTATCATCATTGCATTAAGAGATATAGTGGTTACTTTAATCCGTTCTTATGATGAATACAAAGGCATTACTTTAAAAACATCTTTCATCGCTAAAGCAAAAACTTTCTTCCAGATGTCGTATATCTTTTTCATCTTGTTTCTTTTAATATTTATGACAACTGATATAAATGGTAAACTAAAAGAGGATATACGTTACTTTGTTTATGAATCGGATCTTAATTACTTCCTTATGCTTTTCGTGACACTTCTTACGTTTTATACAGGTCTGGATTATATTATCAGAGCACAACATATCAAACGAAATGAGATTGATTAA
- a CDS encoding phosphatidylglycerophosphatase A codes for MRLIKKKIIENEDVRIDFFTMFIASALFTGYFPFASGTVGSLFAVLLIFIPGFYNPVVLMTLSLIFFFVGIIVSDRMMQRYGKDPSVVVIDEVVGMWLSLFIISVFGLNNIWIVAVTSFLTFRVFDILKVFPGNYFDKMDSGRGVMLDDVVAGIYSGFLSVILIKALSYL; via the coding sequence ATGAGATTGATTAAAAAGAAGATTATTGAAAATGAAGATGTCAGGATTGATTTCTTTACGATGTTTATTGCATCAGCATTATTCACGGGCTATTTCCCGTTCGCAAGCGGTACGGTTGGAAGTTTGTTCGCTGTTTTGTTAATTTTCATTCCCGGTTTCTATAATCCTGTTGTTTTAATGACATTATCTCTTATCTTTTTCTTTGTCGGGATTATTGTCTCGGACAGAATGATGCAAAGGTACGGAAAGGATCCGTCTGTTGTTGTTATAGATGAAGTCGTGGGTATGTGGTTGAGTTTGTTCATCATTTCGGTCTTTGGATTGAATAATATTTGGATTGTAGCTGTAACTTCATTCCTTACATTTCGAGTCTTTGATATACTAAAAGTATTTCCGGGAAATTATTTTGATAAAATGGACAGCGGAAGAGGAGTAATGCTGGATGATGTTGTTGCAGGTATCTACAGTGGATTTTTAAGTGTTATATTAATTAAAGCATTATCTTATTTATGA
- a CDS encoding competence/damage-inducible protein A → MINTKVISIGDEILIGQIVNTNSAFINEKLNCLGIKVKKVVTIGDNRQDLLDELQDSVMNDYKINLITGGLGPTHDDITKPILLEFFDDELILDEKVLEKVESIFTKRNVKMPETNIGQAMIPSKSKVIWNEFGTAPGILMEKDDKIFIAMPGVPFEMKAMIENSVLPLIKEKYLRNPEYFHRSKTLLTAGIGESLLSEQIGNIEKLLQGHKMAFLPSPLGVRLRIEVKCKTESDADLELKRIENSLFEKIGDYIYGQNDDLLEELVGNLLVEKNLTIAVAESCTGGIISGRITNVSGSSKYFKGSIISYANEVKENILKINPDLINKNGAVSSEVAVEMAVGVRKLLKTDIGISATGIAGPTGGTESKPVGLVYIAISIGDKTYSKELFLGDNRHRNRIRAAQAALEMLRKELLILK, encoded by the coding sequence ATGATAAATACTAAAGTAATTTCAATAGGAGATGAAATCTTAATCGGACAGATTGTAAACACGAATTCCGCATTCATTAACGAAAAGCTTAACTGTTTGGGAATTAAGGTAAAAAAAGTTGTTACAATTGGTGATAACCGGCAAGACCTTCTCGATGAACTTCAGGATTCTGTTATGAACGATTATAAGATTAATTTAATAACAGGAGGTCTTGGTCCTACTCATGATGATATAACTAAACCAATACTTCTTGAGTTTTTTGATGATGAGCTGATTCTCGATGAAAAGGTTCTTGAGAAAGTGGAAAGTATATTTACAAAACGAAATGTAAAAATGCCTGAAACAAATATCGGACAGGCAATGATTCCATCAAAGTCAAAAGTAATATGGAATGAGTTTGGAACAGCTCCGGGAATATTGATGGAAAAGGACGATAAGATCTTCATTGCGATGCCCGGTGTTCCTTTTGAAATGAAAGCGATGATTGAAAATTCAGTGCTGCCATTGATTAAAGAAAAGTATCTTAGAAATCCTGAGTATTTTCATAGAAGTAAAACGCTCTTAACTGCAGGTATTGGTGAGTCACTTCTGTCTGAACAAATTGGAAATATAGAAAAGCTGTTGCAGGGTCATAAGATGGCTTTCCTGCCGTCTCCTCTTGGAGTTAGATTGCGAATTGAAGTAAAATGTAAGACTGAATCAGATGCTGATTTGGAGCTTAAAAGAATTGAAAATTCGCTCTTTGAAAAAATAGGGGATTACATCTACGGACAGAATGACGACTTGCTTGAAGAACTTGTTGGTAATCTTCTTGTTGAAAAGAATCTTACCATTGCTGTCGCTGAATCATGCACAGGTGGAATAATATCGGGAAGAATTACTAATGTTTCCGGAAGCTCGAAGTATTTCAAAGGTAGTATTATTTCTTATGCCAATGAAGTAAAAGAAAACATTCTTAAAATAAACCCGGATTTGATAAATAAAAATGGTGCTGTAAGTAGTGAAGTCGCAGTTGAGATGGCAGTAGGAGTAAGGAAACTCCTTAAGACAGATATCGGTATTTCTGCGACAGGAATTGCAGGACCAACAGGTGGAACTGAGTCTAAGCCGGTTGGACTTGTTTACATAGCAATCTCTATAGGTGATAAAACATATTCTAAAGAATTATTTCTCGGTGACAATCGTCACCGGAACAGGATTAGAGCAGCTCAGGCAGCTCTCGAAATGTTGAGGAAAGAATTACTAATTCTCAAATAA
- a CDS encoding RNA methyltransferase — MNRVLTNNELKFIASLKFKKYRDLHGMYLIEGEHLLSEFIKSGKKGLKYVIRRHDFDNEFIINKLPAIYTYKVNNVQFDKLSDTKSPQGILAVVKKSEEKKLLCGKIVVALDSINDPGNLGTILRTCYWYGIESIIIGKNSADVYNTKTIRASQGALFYVNFNTEADLNLEFKSLKNNGYNIYLTTLTGNVISDKTISKGKAVIVFGNEANGISKELIENKEYKEIKIKSFTGCESLNVSVTVGIVINEFKRLFEN; from the coding sequence ATGAATAGAGTACTCACAAATAACGAACTCAAGTTTATAGCTAGTTTAAAGTTTAAAAAATACAGGGATTTGCATGGGATGTATTTAATCGAGGGAGAGCATTTGCTATCAGAATTCATCAAGTCAGGAAAAAAGGGATTGAAGTATGTAATTAGGAGACATGATTTTGATAATGAATTCATAATTAATAAACTTCCTGCCATCTATACTTATAAAGTTAACAATGTACAGTTCGATAAGCTATCGGACACAAAATCACCACAAGGCATATTAGCTGTTGTAAAAAAGTCAGAGGAAAAGAAGCTTTTATGTGGAAAAATAGTAGTAGCACTTGATAGTATTAACGATCCGGGGAACCTGGGTACTATTCTAAGAACTTGCTATTGGTATGGAATAGAATCTATAATAATAGGAAAGAATTCAGCTGACGTTTACAATACCAAAACCATTCGTGCATCTCAGGGTGCATTATTCTACGTTAATTTCAATACAGAGGCAGATTTAAACCTTGAATTTAAAAGTCTTAAGAACAACGGATACAACATCTATCTGACGACATTAACCGGTAATGTGATATCGGACAAAACAATTTCCAAAGGAAAAGCTGTGATTGTTTTCGGAAATGAAGCAAATGGTATATCAAAGGAATTGATTGAGAATAAAGAATACAAAGAGATAAAGATAAAATCTTTCACAGGCTGCGAATCGCTAAATGTTTCGGTAACAGTCGGAATTGTAATAAACGAGTTTAAAAGATTATTTGAGAATTAG
- a CDS encoding 6-carboxytetrahydropterin synthase, which produces MLYITRREHFSASHTLKNDSLTESENENLFGKCNSFHGHNYYLEITIKGEADPVSGYVMDLKKLKVILNEKIIEKVDHKYLNEVDLFKNVIPTTENMAVIFWNELKDILRGDLYELYSVKLFETEKNSVIYKGNE; this is translated from the coding sequence ATGCTATACATAACACGCAGAGAACATTTTTCAGCATCTCATACACTAAAAAACGATTCCCTTACAGAAAGCGAGAATGAGAATTTATTCGGAAAATGCAATTCATTTCACGGACACAATTATTACCTTGAAATAACGATAAAAGGAGAAGCAGATCCTGTAAGCGGATATGTTATGGACCTGAAAAAACTGAAGGTAATACTTAATGAGAAGATTATTGAGAAGGTTGATCATAAATATCTTAACGAAGTGGATTTATTTAAAAATGTTATTCCGACTACAGAGAACATGGCAGTAATCTTTTGGAACGAGTTAAAGGACATATTGAGAGGTGATTTGTATGAACTTTATTCGGTAAAACTTTTTGAAACTGAGAAGAATTCGGTAATCTACAAAGGGAATGAATAG